The DNA region TCCACTAAGTAGAGTCTCATCTACACTGCAATTCAGCTTTACTTTACGATCAAGACGCTGCTCGAGTTTGCTGCTGAGTTCTGCAAGTTGTGTTTCAGTCAATGTTGTTGCAGACGTTATTTCTACATCAACCTGATTGTCTAATTCTTTTTTAAGAATTAAAAACTCTTCACAGATTTCAGGAAGGGCCTTTAGGCGGCCATTCTTGGCAAGAACTTTAATAAAGTTTTGACCATGTTCATCAAACTCTGCACAAATCGAAATAAAGATTTCAGCTAATTGTTCAGCGACAAGCGCTTTATTTAATAAGCCAATAACATCTTCATTCTTTGTGACTTCTGCGGCAAAAGAAAGCATTTCTGACCATTGGTCTACTGCTTCTTTCTCAACCGAAAATTCAAAAGCTGCTTTAGCATAGGGGCGTGCGATTGTAGTCAAATCAGACATATGCTACCCCTCTGGTTATAGTTTTGCAGTAATATTATCGAGAATATCTTGGTGTGCATTCGGATCAATAGAACGCTCCAAAATTTTCTCAGCACCGGCTATAGCTAATACAGCGACTTGTTTACGTAATTCATCACGAGCTCGGTTACGTTCAGTTTCAATTTCAGCTTGACCTTGATCTAAGATCTTCTGACGCTCTATTTGAGCTTCAGTTTGGCTTTCTTCTAAAATTTGACTTTTACGTTTATTAGCTTGGTCGATGATTTCAGCAGCGGCTTTCTTTGCTTCTTTCAATTTGTCCGAAGCATTAGCTTGTGCCAGGCTTAAATCTTTAGCTGCGCGATCAGCGGCTGCTAAACCATCAGCAATACTTTTCTGACGGTTTTCAATAGCTGTTATAAGTGGAGGCCATACAAATTTCATGCAGAACAACACAAATAAAGCAAAAGCTAGCGCTTGACCTAACAGAGTTGCGTTTATATCCACCGCATACTCTCCTTTGTTTGCTGTAAAAAAACCAATACCTGAGTAACTAAATTATCCGGCAACCGCAAACAATAAATACAGTGCAAGACCTACAGTGATCATAGGAATAGCATCAACAAGGCCCATAACGATAAAGAATTGAGTACGTAGGACAGGGATTAGATCGGGCTGACGAGCTGCACCTTCCAAAAATTTGCCACCAAGTAGAGCGATACCAATCGCAGCACTCACAGCAGCAAGGCCAAGCATGATTGCAACAGATATGTAAATCAGATCCATAATAAAAACTCCAAGTTTTTTTGTTAAATAATTTTTTAATGTTCTTCAGATGCTTGAGATAGATACACTATCGTCAAAGTCATAAAGATAAATGCCTGTAAAACGATAACTAAAATATGGAATATCGCCCAAGGCACGGAAAGAAGCCATTGTGACCACCAAGGTAAAAGCCCTGCGATCAAAATAAAAATCAACTCCCCTGCATACATATTACCGAATAAACGCAGCCCTAAAGAAACAGGTTTAGACAATAATGTAACCGTCTCTAACACTAGATTTACTGGAATAAAAGCCCAGTGATTAAACGGTTGTAACCCCAACTCTTTAGCAAATCCACCAATACCCTTAAGCTTGATACTGTAACCAATGATCAATAAGAACACACCTAATGCCATAGACATGGTAATGTTTACGTCTGCAGTGGGTACAACTCTAAGATAAGGTATACCTAAGAGAGTTGCTGTATGAGGAAGAAAATCGACTGGAATTAGATCCATTAAGTTCATTAGGAAAATCCATACGAATACGGTTAACGCTAACGGAGCTAATAGAGCACTCTTTCCATGAAAAATATCTTTTACTGAGGCATCGACAAACTCAACCAACATTTCAATAAAGCATTGTAGCTTACCAGGAACACCACTCGTGGCCTTTTGACCAACGCGATAAAAGATCCATAAAAAAGCACAGCCTAAAACGACTGATACAATTAATGAATCAATATTAAATGTCCAGAATCCACTACCTACTTGTAGGTTTTGTAAATGGTG from Vibrio casei includes:
- the atpH gene encoding F0F1 ATP synthase subunit delta, yielding MSDLTTIARPYAKAAFEFSVEKEAVDQWSEMLSFAAEVTKNEDVIGLLNKALVAEQLAEIFISICAEFDEHGQNFIKVLAKNGRLKALPEICEEFLILKKELDNQVDVEITSATTLTETQLAELSSKLEQRLDRKVKLNCSVDETLLSGVIIRTGDLIIDNSTRGRLNRLSDALMS
- the atpF gene encoding F0F1 ATP synthase subunit B, with product MDINATLLGQALAFALFVLFCMKFVWPPLITAIENRQKSIADGLAAADRAAKDLSLAQANASDKLKEAKKAAAEIIDQANKRKSQILEESQTEAQIERQKILDQGQAEIETERNRARDELRKQVAVLAIAGAEKILERSIDPNAHQDILDNITAKL
- the atpE gene encoding F0F1 ATP synthase subunit C produces the protein MDLIYISVAIMLGLAAVSAAIGIALLGGKFLEGAARQPDLIPVLRTQFFIVMGLVDAIPMITVGLALYLLFAVAG
- the atpB gene encoding F0F1 ATP synthase subunit A, which translates into the protein MAGSGELTPQEYISHHLQNLQVGSGFWTFNIDSLIVSVVLGCAFLWIFYRVGQKATSGVPGKLQCFIEMLVEFVDASVKDIFHGKSALLAPLALTVFVWIFLMNLMDLIPVDFLPHTATLLGIPYLRVVPTADVNITMSMALGVFLLIIGYSIKLKGIGGFAKELGLQPFNHWAFIPVNLVLETVTLLSKPVSLGLRLFGNMYAGELIFILIAGLLPWWSQWLLSVPWAIFHILVIVLQAFIFMTLTIVYLSQASEEH